The sequence GATCGGTCTGGCGGCGGCTCGGCGCCAAGGTGACCGTGATCGAGTATCTCGACCGCATCCTCGCCGGCATCGACGCCGACACGGCGAAGCAGTTCCAGAAGATCCTCACCAAGCAGGGCATGACCTTCAAGCTGTCGTCCAAGGTCACCGAGGCGACCGCGACGGACGCGGGCGTGACGCTGAAGGTCGAGCCGGCCAAGGGCGGGGAGGCCGAGACCATCGAGGCCGACGTCGTGCTCGTGGCGGTCGGCCGGCGGCCCTACACGGACGGGCTCGGGCTGGACGAGGTCGGCGTCGCCAGGGACGACAAGGGCCGCGTCGTCACCGACGGGCACTTCGCCACCAACGTCGCGGGCATCTACGCCATCGGCGACGTGATCACGGGCCCGATGCTCGCCCACAAGGCCGAGGACGAGGGCGTTGCGCTGGCCGAACTCCTCGCCGGCAAGGGCGGGCACGTGAATTACGGCGTGATCCCCAACGTGGTCTACACCTATCCGGAGGTCGCCGCCGTCGGCGCGACGGAGGAGGACCTGAAGGCGCAGGGCATCCCCTACAACGTCGGCAAGTTCCCCTTCACGGCCAACGGCCGCGCCAAGGCGAACCTGATGACCGACGGCTTCGTCAAGGTCCTCGCCCATGCCGAGACCGACCGCGTGCTCGGCGCCCACATCGTCGGCCCCGAGGCCGGCAACCTCATCCACGAGATCGCGGTGGCGATGGAGTTCGGCGCCTCCTCCGAGGACGTGGCGCGCACCTGCCACGCCCACCCGACTCTGGCCGAGGCGGTGAAGGAAGCCGCGCTGGCGGTGGAGAAGCGCGCGCTGCACATGTGAGGGCGCCGCCCACCGTGGACGAACGGAAAAGCCCCGGGCCGCGCCGCGACCCGGGGCTTTCTCTTTTCAGGTGTAACGCGCTGCGGGCGGCCTCAGCGGGCCAGCGCCACCGGCGCGCCGGAGCGGGACAGGACGCCCTGCATCGCGCCCGGCGAGGCGCGCAGGCGTGCGGCCACGGCGCCGCCCTGGCGATAGAGGTAGATCTCGTCGTTGCGCAGGTCCCAGGCCGAGATGCGGCTGAGGTCCTCGTTCGCGCAGCCCGAGGTCGAGGCGCGGTAGAGGTCGAGCGAGGGCGAGGAGGAGAGCGTCACGCGGCAGGAGCCGCCGCCGGGCTCGCTGGCGCGCCAGGTGCCCACGAAGGTCGTGCGGGACACGCGCGGCTGCGCCGGCGCCGGGGCGGGGATGGCGGCCACCTGCGGCGAGGACGGCACGTCGGAGACGATCTGGTCCGACTGCGTGAGCCCGTCGCCGAGGACGCCCGTGCCGGGCGGCGGGGCGAGCGGCTCGGCCTCGACCACGCCGGCCGGAGCCGCGATGCCGGGCTCGAGCGGCGTCGTGGTGATGACGCCGGGCGAGGTCGCGACGACCGGGCGCTGCGGCCCGCCGAACCGGGCGGACTGGCAGGCGCCGAGCGCGAGGACGGTCGCCGCGAGCACGGTGAGGCGCAGGGCGCGGCGGGAAGTCTGGCCGAGGGCGGGGCGGGGCGTCATGGCGTCCATCCGGGTCTCATCCGTCTCGTGAGCGTTCCGGCGACGGGGCCGGCGCATCGGCGGGTACGGCTCGCGCCGCATCCGAGGTAACTCGTCCTAGCCGATCGTGGTTGAAATAGGGTGAAGCAGGCCTGAACGCTCCTGAAAAACGAGCGCCGCCGCACGGGGTTCACCCGGCGGCGGCGTTTTCGGAACGGGTGTGGCGCGCGCGCCGCAGGCGCGGCGGTCCCCGCAGGCGGGCCCTCACACGTGGCGGGTCACCATCATCTTCTTGATCTCGGCGATCGCCTTGGCCGGGTTGAGGCCCTTCGGGCAGGCGTTGGCGCAGTTCATGATGGTGTGGCAGCGGTAGAGCTTGAACGGATCCTCGAGCTTGTCGAGCCGCTCGCCGGTCATCTCGTCGCGCGAATCGGCCAGCCAGCGGTAGGCGTGCAGCAGCGCGGCGGGGCCGAGGAAGCGGTCGCCGTTCCACCAATAGGAGGGGCACGCCGTGGTGCAGCAGGCGCACAGGATGCACTCGTAGAGCCCGTCGAGCTCGACGCGGTCCTCCGGCGTCTGCCGCCACTCGTGCTCCGGCGCCGGCGTCTGCGTCTGCAGCCAGGGCTCCACCGAGGCGTGCTGGGCGAAGAACTGCGTCAGGTCGGGGACGAGGTCCTTGAGCACCGGCATGTGCGGCAGAGGATAGATCTTCACCGCCCCCGAGCCGCACTCGTCGATGCCGCGCGTGCAGGCGATGGTGTTCTGCCCCTGGATGTTCATGGCGCACGAGCCGCAGATGCCCTCGCGGCAGGAGCGCCGGAAGGTCAGCGTCGGGTCGACCTTGTTCTTGATCCAGATGAGGGCGTCGAGCACCATCGGCCCGCAATCCTCGCGATCGACGTAGTAGGTGTCGATGCGCGGATTCTCGGTCTCGTCGGGGTTCCAGCGGTAGATCCGGAACTCCTGCAGCCGCTTCCCGTCGACGGGCTTCGGCCAGACCTTGCCCTCGCGATACTGGGAGTTCTTGGGGAGCTTGAATTCAGCCATCTGTACGCGTCCTCAGTACACCCGCGCCTTCGGCGCGATGTACTCGATCTCGTTCGAGAGCGTGTAGGTGTGGACCGGGCGATAGTCGATCGTGACCTCGCCCTTGCCCTCGTCGCACCAGGCGAGGGTGTGCTTCATCCACTCCTTGTCGTCGCGCTCGGGGAAGTCCTCGCGGGCGTGCGCCCCGCGCGACTCGGTGCGGTTCGCGGCCGATTCCATGGTCACCACGGCCTGGGTGATCAGGTTG comes from Salinarimonas sp. and encodes:
- the lpdA gene encoding dihydrolipoyl dehydrogenase, which codes for MSTYDLVIIGTGPGGYVCAIRAAQLGLKTAVVEKRKAHGGTCLNVGCIPSKALLHASHLFEEAAHHFDAFGIGVGEPKLDLKKMLSFKDQAIEGNTKGVEFLLKKNKIDAHHGAGRIVAPGKVEVTAEDGATTTLETKNIVIATGSEVTALPGVAIDEKRIVSSTGALDLETVPEHLVLIGGGVIGLELGSVWRRLGAKVTVIEYLDRILAGIDADTAKQFQKILTKQGMTFKLSSKVTEATATDAGVTLKVEPAKGGEAETIEADVVLVAVGRRPYTDGLGLDEVGVARDDKGRVVTDGHFATNVAGIYAIGDVITGPMLAHKAEDEGVALAELLAGKGGHVNYGVIPNVVYTYPEVAAVGATEEDLKAQGIPYNVGKFPFTANGRAKANLMTDGFVKVLAHAETDRVLGAHIVGPEAGNLIHEIAVAMEFGASSEDVARTCHAHPTLAEAVKEAALAVEKRALHM
- a CDS encoding AprI/Inh family metalloprotease inhibitor, with translation MTPRPALGQTSRRALRLTVLAATVLALGACQSARFGGPQRPVVATSPGVITTTPLEPGIAAPAGVVEAEPLAPPPGTGVLGDGLTQSDQIVSDVPSSPQVAAIPAPAPAQPRVSRTTFVGTWRASEPGGGSCRVTLSSSPSLDLYRASTSGCANEDLSRISAWDLRNDEIYLYRQGGAVAARLRASPGAMQGVLSRSGAPVALAR
- a CDS encoding succinate dehydrogenase iron-sulfur subunit, encoding MAEFKLPKNSQYREGKVWPKPVDGKRLQEFRIYRWNPDETENPRIDTYYVDREDCGPMVLDALIWIKNKVDPTLTFRRSCREGICGSCAMNIQGQNTIACTRGIDECGSGAVKIYPLPHMPVLKDLVPDLTQFFAQHASVEPWLQTQTPAPEHEWRQTPEDRVELDGLYECILCACCTTACPSYWWNGDRFLGPAALLHAYRWLADSRDEMTGERLDKLEDPFKLYRCHTIMNCANACPKGLNPAKAIAEIKKMMVTRHV